The DNA region GATCCTTGGCAGGGTGAGGGCCCAGCAGGGGGAGGTCCAGCGGGACATCAGGCGCCTGGAGGAGGCCCTGTCCAGGGAGGCGGGGCAGGTCCGGATGGACATGAGGTCCCTCCGGGAAGAGCTCCTCAAGTACCAGCAGGACCAGCGGGTGGAGCTGAGGAACCTGGTGGAGACCTCGTCCATCCGCCAGATGGACGCCCTGTCCCGGGGGATGGAGTCCCTGGGGCAGGGGCAGGCCTCCCAGCTGGAGAGGATCCTGAAGGGGCTGGAGGCCTCCTCATCCCGGGTCTTCCAGGGGCTGGGGACCATGAACGAGTCGGTGCTTAGCGGTCTGTCCCGGGTGCAGGAGGTCCTTGCGGAGGGGATGGAGCGCATAAGGCGGGGCAACGAGGAGAAGCTGGACCGGATGCGGGACGTGGTGGAGGAGAAGCTCCAGGGGGCGCTGGAGAGGCGGCTTGGGGAGGCCTTCAGCTCCGTGTCCGAGAGGCTCGAGAAGGTCCACCAGGGGCTGGGGGAGATGAGGGCCCTGGCCAGCGACGTGGGGGACCTGAAGCGGGTGCTATCCAATGTGAAGAGCCGGGGGATCTGGGGGGAGATCCAGCTGGGGAACATGCTGGAACAGGTCATGTCCCCGGACCAGTACGGGGTGAACGTGCAGGTGGTTCCCGGGTCCTCCAACCGGGTGGAGTTCGCGGTGAAGCTGCCGGGGGACGAGAGCCCCGTGTGGCTCCCCCTGGACTCCAAGTTCCCCCAGGAGGACTACCATCGGCTGCTCAGCGCCCAGGAGGCGTCGGATCCGAAGGGGGCGGAGGAGGCCCGGCGGGAGCTGGCGAACCGGATAGTGGCGGAGGCCAGGTCCATAAGGGACAAGTACGTGTGTCCCCCCCACACCACCGACTTCGCGGTCATGTACCTGCCGGTGGAGGGGCTCTACGCGGAGGTGCTGAAGGCTCCCGGGCTGGCGGAGAGGCTTATGACCGAGTTCCGGGTGGTCCCCTCGGGCCCCATGGTCCTGGCGGCGCTGCTGAACAGCCTGCAGATGGGCTTCAGGACCCTGGCGATCCAGCGCAGGTCCGGGGAGGTCTGGAAGCTACTGGGTCAGGTGAAGGGAGATCTCAGGAGGTTTGGGGAGATGCTGGAGAAGGCCCGGCGGAAGATCCAGGACGCGGGGGACGAGCTGGACCGGGCGGCCAGCCGGAGCAGGACCATGGAGAGGCGCCTTCGGGACGTGGAGGAGCTACCAGAGGAGGCCGGGCAGGGGGTGGAGTAGGGGGGAGTCGCCTCCCCCCTGTGAACGTATCAGGCCCCCTTGGGAGCCTCCGCTGGATCCGTCTCCTGGTCCACCGGTCCCATGCCCTTCATGATCGCCCTGGCGGTCCCCAGGGCCATGAGGCACATGAAGAAGAGGATGGGGAACCCCGCCACGGTGGCTATCTGCTTGGTGGCGTCGATGCCGGATATCTTGCCGGAGCTGCTCAAGAGGTTGATTATGGCCATTGAGGCCATGGTGATGCCCCAGAAGATCTTCATGGGCGCCGGGGGCTCCTTGCCCTCCAGGTGGCTCCCGGTCATGGACAGGGACGCCACGGTGGTGGTCATGGAGTCGCAGAGGGTGACTATGGAGAGGATCAGCACCGATATGAAGATCCAGGACCAGGCGGTGCCCAGGGGGTAGTTCTTGAGGAAGGAGAAGACCGAGACCTCCAGCCCCGACTTCTGGATGGAATCCCATATCTGGCCCCCGTGTATCTGGGAGTGGATGGCGTTGCCCCCGAAGATGGAGAACCAGAGGAGGCCGAAGGCCGAGGGGAGAACCACGTTGAAGAGCAGGAACTGCCTTACGGTCCTGCCGTAGGAGAGCCGGGCCAGGAACATGCCGATCAGCGGCGCGTAGGCGAGCCATATGGCCCAGTAGTAGACGGGCCACCACCTGGGCCAGGGGCTCCCGTCTATGGGGGACAGGAACATGGTCCGCTCGAAGAAGGAGTCCAGGAAGTGGCCGAAGCTCTGGACCCCCAGGTTTAGGATGAAGCTGGTGGGACCGACAACGAAGAAGAAGAGCATCATCAGGAGGAAGATCTTGGCGTTGTAGTCCGAAAGGATCCTTATGCCCCTCATGATGCCAGAATAGGAGGAGACCACGTATATGGTGACCGTTATGGCGAGCACCGTCGCCCATACGGTTTTGCCGGTCTTGATCCCCGTCAGGGTCTGAAGGCCGCTGCCCGCCTGCATGGCCCCCACTCCAAGCACTGCCGCCACGCCGCCGGCGATGGCAAGGAGGCATATGTTGTCCACCAGTGCGCTTACCGTTCCCCGGGTTCGGTTGCCGAAGAGGGGATAGAGGGTGGAGCTTACCGAGTAGGGGAGCCCCATGTTGTAGGCGCAGTAGGCTATCCCCAGCCCCGCTATGCCGTACATGCTGTAGGGGATGAAGGTCCAGTGGATGAAGGTGGTCACCATGGAGAACATGGCGGCCCCCTCGCTCTGGGGCTTGAGACCCAGCACGTCCGGAGGGCTCATGAAGTGGGTTATGGGCTCCGCTATGCCCCAGAAGAGGATCCCGGTGGCTATCCCGCCGCAGAGGGAGATGCTGAACCACTGCCAGTCGGTAAGGGTCGGTTTGGCATCCTTGCCACCGAACTTTATGTCCCCGTACTTGGAGAACCCGAGGTAGGTGCATATGGCGAGAAACATGACGCTGGACAGCTGAAACAGCCAGCCGAAGTTGACGAAGGCGAACTCCACTATGGCGTTCTCCGCCTTGTAGAACGCCTCGGGGGCCGCAATGCCAAGGGCTATGGCGCCGATGAAGATGGCCGCCATTGGGTAGAATACCTCCTTGCGGACCTTCATGTCTCCGTTTCCTGCTAACATCCCAATCCCTCCTCTCATGTCTCGTAAAGCCCATGGATCGTCGCTTGCAAAACCCCTCAAAGGTCCCGGTAAGCCACCACCTCCCCCAGTGCATCCCTGGATGCCTTAAGCAGACCTCCCCCGGCGATGAGGGCCTGGGCGGAGAGGATGTCGCACGACAGGTCCCGGTCCACATCCAGGAACGCCACCTCCCGCCGGAGACGTTCCAGGGCGGCGGAGGATCCGACGCCGTAGCGGGCGCCCCTCAGGTCCATCCCCTGGGCTGCGTGGATGGCCTCGATGGCCAGGAGGGCCTCCAGCCTCTGGGCGATCTGACCCAGCTGGTCCATCACCATGGGGGTGTTGCACCCCCGGTCCTCCTGGTCCTCCGAGAGGGACTCCACGTCCATGGAGCAGGGGTTGCACAGGTGCCGCACCTCCGCCAACAGGTAGGACAAGGTCTTCTGGATCACCCCGAAGGCGTGGCAGTTGCAGGGATCGTTGTTCAGGAACCGGGGAAGGCCGGTGAACCGGTCGGAGCCTAGCCTCAAGGTCCTCCGGGCCACAGTCTGGGCCAGGTGTCCGAGGGCCACCTTGAGGCCCTCGAAGTGGACCACCCACGGCAGGGGCTCGAACAGGGCGGAGGGGACCACAGTCCCGTCCGGGAACGCCAGGGGGTTGTCGTCCGGGGCGTTGATGTGGGCGGTGAGGACCTTAATGCAACGCCGGATCAGGTCCCTCACGGTCCCGTGGACCATGGCGGAGCAACGGAGCGACAGGGGATCCTGAAGGGACTTCGGGTCATCCCAGATGTAGCTGCCCGCCAGAAGCGACCGGACCGTCTGGGCGCTCCTTTGGGCCCCCGGGGAGGGGTAGAGGTCCATGGCCCTTGGGTCCAGGGGGGAAGGGTTGCCGTGGAAGGCCTCCAGGGTCATGGCGTAGACCAGGTCCGCGGTATCCACGATCCTGCCGATCCGGTCCAGGATCAGGGCCCCCAACGCTTCCCCCAGGGCGTTGGAGGTAACCAGTCCCAACCCGTCCTTGGGCCCCGGCTGAACGGCCTCGAGCCCCATCCGCTCCAGCTCCGGGCCGGAAGGAACCGGCCTGCCATCCTGGATCACTAACCCCTGTCCGGTCATCACCAGCCCCAGGTGCGATAGGCACGCTATGTCCGCCTCCCCCACGGAGCCCCTAAGCGGTATGGCCGGGTGGACCCCCAGGTTTATCATGTCCTTGAGGAGGGTTATGAACCGGGGCGTTATCCCCGTGTAGCCCATGAGGAGGTGGTTCAGCTTGATCACCATCACTGCCCGGGCCTCCTCCAGGTTCCCGTAGGGGGGGAGCCCCACGCAGTGCACCTGAAGCATGTTCATGTTGTAGCGGCAGTAGCTGTCCTTGGTGACCTCCTGGTCCTTGTTTATCCCCACCCCGGTGTTGAGGCCGTATACCTTGGGGTGTCCCCTGTTGGCTATGTCCATCAGCGCCTCC from Thermanaerovibrio acidaminovorans DSM 6589 includes:
- a CDS encoding BCCT family transporter, whose product is MKVRKEVFYPMAAIFIGAIALGIAAPEAFYKAENAIVEFAFVNFGWLFQLSSVMFLAICTYLGFSKYGDIKFGGKDAKPTLTDWQWFSISLCGGIATGILFWGIAEPITHFMSPPDVLGLKPQSEGAAMFSMVTTFIHWTFIPYSMYGIAGLGIAYCAYNMGLPYSVSSTLYPLFGNRTRGTVSALVDNICLLAIAGGVAAVLGVGAMQAGSGLQTLTGIKTGKTVWATVLAITVTIYVVSSYSGIMRGIRILSDYNAKIFLLMMLFFFVVGPTSFILNLGVQSFGHFLDSFFERTMFLSPIDGSPWPRWWPVYYWAIWLAYAPLIGMFLARLSYGRTVRQFLLFNVVLPSAFGLLWFSIFGGNAIHSQIHGGQIWDSIQKSGLEVSVFSFLKNYPLGTAWSWIFISVLILSIVTLCDSMTTTVASLSMTGSHLEGKEPPAPMKIFWGITMASMAIINLLSSSGKISGIDATKQIATVAGFPILFFMCLMALGTARAIMKGMGPVDQETDPAEAPKGA
- the rmuC gene encoding DNA recombination protein RmuC, translating into MNYLVLALSGLGVSAANLAVSIWILGRVRAQQGEVQRDIRRLEEALSREAGQVRMDMRSLREELLKYQQDQRVELRNLVETSSIRQMDALSRGMESLGQGQASQLERILKGLEASSSRVFQGLGTMNESVLSGLSRVQEVLAEGMERIRRGNEEKLDRMRDVVEEKLQGALERRLGEAFSSVSERLEKVHQGLGEMRALASDVGDLKRVLSNVKSRGIWGEIQLGNMLEQVMSPDQYGVNVQVVPGSSNRVEFAVKLPGDESPVWLPLDSKFPQEDYHRLLSAQEASDPKGAEEARRELANRIVAEARSIRDKYVCPPHTTDFAVMYLPVEGLYAEVLKAPGLAERLMTEFRVVPSGPMVLAALLNSLQMGFRTLAIQRRSGEVWKLLGQVKGDLRRFGEMLEKARRKIQDAGDELDRAASRSRTMERRLRDVEELPEEAGQGVE
- a CDS encoding aromatic amino acid ammonia-lyase → MTVTLGDRPISIHQVLSVARGEGVEIHPEALQRCTATWEALMDIANRGHPKVYGLNTGVGINKDQEVTKDSYCRYNMNMLQVHCVGLPPYGNLEEARAVMVIKLNHLLMGYTGITPRFITLLKDMINLGVHPAIPLRGSVGEADIACLSHLGLVMTGQGLVIQDGRPVPSGPELERMGLEAVQPGPKDGLGLVTSNALGEALGALILDRIGRIVDTADLVYAMTLEAFHGNPSPLDPRAMDLYPSPGAQRSAQTVRSLLAGSYIWDDPKSLQDPLSLRCSAMVHGTVRDLIRRCIKVLTAHINAPDDNPLAFPDGTVVPSALFEPLPWVVHFEGLKVALGHLAQTVARRTLRLGSDRFTGLPRFLNNDPCNCHAFGVIQKTLSYLLAEVRHLCNPCSMDVESLSEDQEDRGCNTPMVMDQLGQIAQRLEALLAIEAIHAAQGMDLRGARYGVGSSAALERLRREVAFLDVDRDLSCDILSAQALIAGGGLLKASRDALGEVVAYRDL